In the genome of Gemmatimonadales bacterium, the window CGACTCGGCGCGGTCGGTCGCCTGCAGGGCGGTCGCCTCGATCTCGTCGGCCGTGCGCGCCTCGGGGCTGCCGTCGAGCGACAGCGTGTCCAGCTCGCGTCGCCGCAGCTGATCGATCGCGGCGTTGTTGGCGATCTTGAAGATCCAGGAGGAGAACTTGTACTCGGGCCGGTAGCTCCCCAGCGCGTTCAGCACCTTGACGAAGGTTTCCTGGGCGAGGTCCTCGGCCAGCGACCGGTCGCGGACCATGCGGAAGATGAGGGAAAAGACGGGGCGCTCGTACCGCCGGAGCAGCTCACGGTACGCGGTTTCCTTGCCGGCCTTGGCCAGCTCCACGACCTCCTGGTCGCCGAGCGCCTGGAGGTCTTTCGCCGTCGGCATGCGGGGGGTAATCTACGCTTCCGATGCCGCTCCGCCCGACTGCGCCTGAGGAGACGTCACGGCGCCGAGCCGTTCTCCGCGCCGCCCGCCGGGCGTGCCAACCCCGGCACGGACGCACCGCCGGCCGATGACGTTGGCGCCACCCGCCTCGCCCCCGCCCCCCCTCGAGAAGCGTCGCTACGTGCGCGAGATGTTCTCCGCGATCGCGCCGCGCTACGACCTGCTCAACCATCTCCTGTCGCTCAACGTGGACCGCTCGTGGCGGCGGCGGGCCGTGGACCGGCTCGGCTGGGAGCGCCGCGCGACGGGCACCTTCCTCGACGCCTGCGCC includes:
- a CDS encoding sigma-70 family RNA polymerase sigma factor, producing MPTAKDLQALGDQEVVELAKAGKETAYRELLRRYERPVFSLIFRMVRDRSLAEDLAQETFVKVLNALGSYRPEYKFSSWIFKIANNAAIDQLRRRELDTLSLDGSPEARTADEIEATALQATDRAESPLEELESRETGAAIERAIGRLRPEYRTCILLRHVEGRSYEEIAEVMDLPLGTVKTYIHRARLELREYLADLRT